The following nucleotide sequence is from Desulfovibrio sp..
ACCGGATGACGGCATCCTCGCCGGGCCAGCAGACCAAAATTATGCGAGTTTAGCGAGATCGAATGAGCGGGAAGTATCAAGGGCGTGTCCGGAAGAAACGCCCTTGATGTCCTCCGGTTAAGGCGTTTTTACCCGTGCACCGTCGAACTGGTCGTCCCGGAAACGCCGACAAGACCAACAGAATTGGTCGTGTGAGCGCCCACCATGTCGATAGTGAAGGTGTCCGCCGCGGTGAGTCCGCTGGTATCTTTCGCGATCACCTCGACCGACAGCGAAGCCGGCACGGTGGTGGGCGGCGTGCCGATAAAGGTGAGGGTCGTTGAATTGAACTGCAGCCAAGGGGGCAGGGCGCCGCCGCTGGCAAGTTCAGCGATGCAGTGCATCGCCGATCCTTGCGGATCAACGAATGTGTGGGCCGGCAGAGAGAACGAACTCGACTTACCCACAGTCATCGTCTCGGCCGAGGTCTGGGTAACCGTCGGCGCCCCAAGGACGTTGATGGTGAAGCTGTCCGTCGCTTTGAGTCCGCTGGTATCCGTAGCTGTCACCGTCATGCCGAAGCTGCTGGCGCCGACCGGAGCTGTTCCGGTGAACGTGTCGGTTTTAGCGTTGAACGTCAGCCAATCCTCTCTAAGACGGTAATGTCCGGTTACCGCATTCGCACCAGCGCTCGTCTTCATCCACGGTAACGTCGGGCAAAGGGTGGAAACGCCTGGGGTCCCGACCGGCCGTGGCATGCAGTCCTGGTTTCCAGGACCCATG
It contains:
- a CDS encoding putative Ig domain-containing protein, which translates into the protein MKTSAGANAVTGHYRLREDWLTFNAKTDTFTGTAPVGASSFGMTVTATDTSGLKATDSFTINVLGAPTVTQTSAETMTVGKSSSFSLPAHTFVDPQGSAMHCIAELASGGALPPWLQFNSTTLTFIGTPPTTVPASLSVEVIAKDTSGLTAADTFTIDMVGAHTTNSVGLVGVSGTTSSTVHG